In Salarias fasciatus chromosome 2, fSalaFa1.1, whole genome shotgun sequence, one genomic interval encodes:
- the LOC115405148 gene encoding PC-esterase domain-containing protein 1A-like, producing the protein MRNFVSHKQACQLLHNKFVVVLVSSNQRAIYKDLVLLLQKDKFLTLKQLQTKGEMNFEQDCLVEGGCLSKLHNGISYREVRQFQSDHHLVRFYFLTRIYSQYMESVLEDFRQGLKPDVVVINSCLWDISRYSRNWTGDYKESLHRCFEELKAILPEETLVIWNLTMPLGEKIKGGFLVPEIQHMASQLRFDVIEANFFSGTLADAYNLDVVDLHFHFRFSLHRRTNDGVHWDNVALRRITSVLLRHAADAWGVALTSPPDASEHSVAEIKLSANINKNGAPKYQAPQPYSPMYGRIPLPPPPSSSFRFPYENRPVRDDFASRPHGDLGPYRQSVLRNQCTTRQHYAPYPLGRCNRYNY; encoded by the exons ATGAGGAACTTTGTGAGTCACAAGCAGGCCTGCCAGCTGCTCCACAACAAATTTGTGGTGGTGTTGGTAAGTTCTA ATCAGCGAGCAATATATAAGGAtcttgttctgctgctgcaaaagGACAAGTTTCTCACCCTAAAACAACTACAAACCAAG GGGGAGATGAACTTCGAGCAGGActgcctggtggagggaggctgTCTGAGCAAGCTGCACAATGGGATATCATACAGAGAAGTCAGGCAGTTTCAGTCTGACCACCACCTTGTGCGCTTCTACTTTCTGACGCGCATCTACTCGCAGTATATGGAAAGTGTCCTGGAGGACTTCCGGCAGGGTTTGAAACCAGACGTGGTCGTCATCAACTCCTGCCTTTGGGATATTTCAAG gtACTCCCGCAATTGGACTGGTGATTACAAGGAGAGCCTTCACAGATGCTTTGAGGAGCTTAAAGCGATTCTGCCGGAGGAAACGCTGGTCATCTGGAACCTCACCATGCCTTTAGGAGAGAAGATCAAAGGAGGGTTCCTGGTGCCCGAG ATTCAGCACATGGCTTCGCAACTGCGTTTTGATGTGATCGAAGCCAACTTCTTCAGCGGGACGCTGGCCGACGCGTATAATCTGGATGTGGTGGACCTCCACTTCCATTTCCGCTTCTCCCTGCACCGTCGGACCAACGACGGCGTGCACTGGGACAACGTGGCCCTCCGCAGGATAACATCCGTGCTGCTGCGGCACGCCGCAGACGCCTGGGGCGTGGCGCTGACGAGTCCACCGGATGCTAGCG AGCACAGTGTGGCAGAGATCAAGCTCTCGGCCAATATCAACAAAAATGGTGCTCCAAAATACCAAG CACCACAACCTTACTCCCCCATGTACGGACGcatccccctccctccaccacccTCGTCATCTTTCAGGTTTCCGTATGAGAACAGGCCTGTTCGAGATG ACTTTGCCTCCAGGCCGCACGGGGACCTGGGGCCGTACAGGCAGTCCGTGTTGAGGAACCAGTGCACCACCAGGCAGCACTACGCCCCGTACCCCCTCGGCAGATGTAACAGATACAACTACTGA
- the grxcr1a gene encoding glutaredoxin domain-containing cysteine-rich protein 1 yields MEGTTQEKPPKRVRFRVASGNSGRVLKEMFKDEGPADSLDSDCTSSSDADRASTPSTSGDAHGGHLLGYPGSELDDSGSEPDELLMYAGGTKDWMFTTKRVNIRSKNGTVRGVKHKVSAGQTLFENISTASSTELSLEFGRIVIYTTSFRVVRTTFERCELVRKIFQNHRVKFVEKNIALDSEYGKELEERCRRVAEPPSLPVVFIDGHYLGGAEKILGMNESGELQDLLTKIERVQHPQTCQTCGGFAFIPCPMCHGSKMSVFRNCFTDSFKALKCTSCNENGLQPCASCSQ; encoded by the exons ATGGAGGGCACGACGCAGGAGAAGCCGCCCAAGCGCGTGAGGTTCCGCGTGGCCTCGGGCAACAGCGGCCGCGTGCTCAAGGAGATGTTCAAAGATGAGGGTCCGGCGGACTCCCTGGACTCGGACTGCACCAGCAGCTCGGACGCGGACCGGGCCAGCACGCCCTCCACCAGCGGGGACGCGCACGGCGGGCACCTGCTCGGGTACCCGGGCTCCGAGCTGGACGACAGCGGGAGCGAGCCCGACGAGCTGCTGATGTACGCCGGGGGGACCAAGGACTGGATGTTCACCACCAAGAGGGTCAACATCCGGAGCAAGAACGGCACCGTGAGGGGGGTCAAGCACAAGGTCAGCGCCGGGCAGACCCTGTTCGAAAACATCTCCACCGCCAGCAGT ACGGAGCTGTCCCTGGAGTTCGGTCGGATCGTGATCTACACCACCAGTTTCCGAGTGGTGCGGACGACCTTTGAGCGCTGCGAGCTGGTCAGGAAGATCTTCCAGAACCACCGGGTGAAGTTCGTGGAGAAGAACATCGCCCTGGACAGCGAGTACGgaaaggagctggaggagcggtGCAGGCGTGTGGCGGAACCTCCTTCACTACCGGTCGTGTTCATCGACGGACACTACCTTGGG GGTGCTGAGAAAATACTCGGCATGAATGAATCAGGGGAGCTGCAGGATCTTCTGACAAAGATCGAG AGGGTGCAGCATCCCCAGACGTGCCAGACCTGCGGAGGCTTCGCCTTCATCCCGTGCCCAATGTGCCATGGCAGCAAGATGTCTGTGTTTCGCAACTGCTTCACGGATTCCTTCAAAGCCCTCAAGTGCACTTCCTGCAACGAGAACGGCCTGCAGCCCTGCGCGAGCTGCAGCCAGTGA